A portion of the Gigantopelta aegis isolate Gae_Host chromosome 10, Gae_host_genome, whole genome shotgun sequence genome contains these proteins:
- the LOC121384332 gene encoding histidine N-acetyltransferase-like, translated as MGSDFTFREATISDYHDVMAIGEVYNGVDYLPSRYEDMMRSHNHTGYVSVVNGEIVAFVAACIVDNGETLVTRAGRVNDKYRGQGVYGSLLRFARKQIAAVGGVKYEAFTTLSKNFEENKDKIKAVYTEILIKNAMYYRSRFKIKDFKALPNDLNTMPTLLQKADLENIFSSDATCKHLFKSNRIVCGWVPFRLLSSNIDYILKPDTLLLASCRHDRSNNDVIYTCLTAGMHTPCKLGLVYSIDIFGGDVSEVRHHIQVHAKNLQSVADDRECAVTVMWEDNLLPADVESILNGVDMAEPTRAQAGKLYLLEKQFQ; from the exons ATGGGGAGTGACTTCACATTTAGAGAAGCCACAATCAGCGACTACCACGACGTTATGGCTATAGGGGAAGTCTACAATGGGGTAGATTATCTCCCTTCGCGATATGAAGATATGATGCGCTCCCATAACCACACAGGATACGTTAGCGTTGTCAATGGTGAAATT GTGGCATTTGTAGCTGCATGTATAGTGGACAATGGCGAGACACTGGTGACCCGCGCGGGCAGGGTCAATGACAAATACAGAGGTCAAGGTGTATACGGCTCATTGCTCAGGTTCGCCCGGAAGCAGATTGCGGCTGTTGGTGGTGTTAAGTACGAAGCGTTCACCACACTCTCAAAAAACTTTGAGGAGAACAAAGATAAAATTAAAGCAGTGTATACAGAAATACTTATCAAG aaTGCCATGTATTACAGATCAAGATTCAAGATCAAGGATTTCAAAGCCCTACCAAATGATTTGAACACTATGCCGACACTGCTTCAGAAAGCTGacttggaaaatatattttcttcagaCGCTACATGCAAACATCTTTTTAAAAGTAACAGAATAGTGTGTGGATGGGTACCGTTTCGTCTTCTGTCATCAAACATTGACTACATATTAAAGCCCGATACTCTCCTGTTAGCTAGCTGCCGCCATGATAGgtcaaataatgacgtcatttacacgTGCCTCACGGCGGGCATGCACACCCCGTGTAAACTAGGCTTGGTATACTCAATAGATATATTCGGCGGTGACGTCAGCGAAGTGCGTCATCACATACAGGTGCACGCTAAGAACCTGCAAAGCGTCGCAGACGATCGAGAGTGTGCAGTGACTGTAATGTGGGAGGACAACCTACTTCCTGCAGACGTTGAGAGTATTTTAAACGGTGTAGACATGGCCGAACCCACTAGGGCACAGGCTGGCAAATTGTATTTATTGGAAAAACAATTCCAGTAA